The segment GTAAAAGCCGCCCGGAGTCTGCGTGAACTGGCTGTCCTGAATTTTTTTCAAAATGCGCTGCTCCTTGTCAAGCTGGCGCCTTACACCCGGCAGATATTGGTAGCCCTGCTCCATCTCTTCGCACGGATTGATGGACTGCCTGCCGTAATGAAATTCCAGTCCTGCCAGCAGCCGGTTATTGACGCGGTCCAGAAACAGCTTCGCTGTCAGCGGCGTTTCTTTCAGCCCTCTCGATGCCCTTTCCGCAATATCCAATTGGCCGAGCCGCATCAAGCCGGAAATGGCTGTTTCCCTGAAGTGGCTGATTTGCGCTTCTGGAATCAGCAGTTCCTGTTTTCCGGTTTCACCGAACATTTTTTTCAGTTCCGCAAGCCTTCCACAGTCTTCTTCTTCCATCTGGAACCATTGGCCTTCCGAAAAAGCATAGCTGTAGGACTCGAAAACGGTAATGCGTTCGAGGCCTTCCATTTCGAGCCGGTAGCCTGCCTCCGCTGTATCCAGTTCAAAAGACAGCGGAAGCCGGTCGCCGTAATGGACGCCGTCGTATAATCGTCCGTTCTGCTCAAATGCAACAGCTGGAACAGCTTCCAATAAAGGCAGCAACATTTCCCATTCAGCCGCTGAAATCAGCAAGGCTCCTTTAGCCAAGTCCGCTTTGATCGGCTGCATTTTCGTCAACAAACGCAGCACAGCATCGGTTTTTCGGCTGAAGTTATGGCGCTCCGGATTATAGATGCGGCCCGTGCAGTATTCGAACGGCTGGCGCATGCCAACTTTCCGCAAAAATTCCAGAGGCTCCTCAATACGTTCCAGGGAATTATCGCCGACATTCAGCCTGACCCCTATTACAAAACCCGCAGCTCCAAGATCGATAGGAGAGCAAAGAAATTCCACATGAAGCGTCTGCCGTTTATCAAAATGCAGCTGTTTGCCGCTCGGCTGCACCGGCTGATTGCCGAATAGCCCAAGCATTCTGTCCGCCATCGGATTTTTGGCGCGCTGCTGTTCTTCAATGGCCAGCAAGACCGCTGCGATATGCTGACAGTAAGTTTTGATGAACCCTACGGGAGGGCAGCTGCAAGTTGCTTCTATTTGTTCGTCGAAGCCCGATTGCACCGTTACTTGAAAAAGGCTTCCGGCTTTGACCGTCCCTGTGACCCCAGAGCTTTTCTTTTGCCGCGGCTCCAGTTCAACTTTCCCGCTCAGGAAATAGGACTTCCCTTTTTTATAAGCGGCGTCGCCGCATAATTTTTTGATTTTTGTTTTATCCAGCACCACATTCATCAGCTGATCCTTCTTTCAATCCATATCAGATACTTAATATTATCGCTAAATCAACCGAGTTAAACAATGTTTACCCTTTTCGGATGGGTTCTCTCTATAGAAAAAACCAGGCACACGGCCCGGTTTTCTTATCGTACTGATTTACACGCCGTATAAAACGGCATTAGCTTTTTTTAACAAACTCCGATTTTAATTTCATTGGGCCGAAACCGTCGATTTTGCAGTCGATGTTGTGGTCGCCATCTACTAATCGAATACTTTTCACTTTCGTGCCGATTTTCAGGACGGACGAACTGCCTTTTACTTTCAAATCTTTGATGACTGTGACAGAGTCACCGTCAGCCAGGATATTTCCATTAGCGTCTTTGACGGCTTTTTCAGTTTCAGCGTTTTCCGCTTCTGCGCCTGGCGTCCACTCATGGGCACATTCCGGGCAAACGAGCATATTCCCGTCTTCATAGGTATATTCAGAACCGCACACCGGGCAATTCGGCAAAGCTTCCATGTTTCATTTCCTCCATTCCGTTCTCTGCAAATGCAGCGAGAAGTTTCTTCTATCCTACCATGTCTGCGTCTTTTACCGCAGCCCATAAAAAAACCTGTATGGATAATACCATACAGGTTTCAACTCATTATTCAATTCTCCGGATTCGGGACAGCGGCTCTGCCGAGTTTTTTCAGTTTGACCATTTCGGTAAAAGCTTCTTCCCGTTTTGTTTCATCGAACTCGCCTACGCTTTTCGCGACAACAATTGTTGCAATTCCGTTGCCGATCAAATTGACGATAGCGCGCCCTTCACTCATAAAGCGATCCACGCCAAGCAGCAAAGCCAATCCTTCGAGAGGTATTACCTGCAACGCAGCAAGTGTGGAAGCGAGTACGATAAAGCCGCTTCCTGTCACCCCCGCAGCACCTTTCGACGTCAGCATCAGGACTAAGATGATGGTGATTTGCTGGCCGATTGACAAATCTACACCGAATACTTGCGCCAGGAATACAACAGCCATCGAAAGGTAGATGGAAGTGCCGTCCAGGTTGAACGAATAGCCGGTCGGGATGACCAGGCCGACGACCGATTTTGAAGCTCCGTAGCGCTCCATTTTATCCATCATCCGCGGCAATACCGATTCAGAAGAGCTTGTGCCCAATACAATCAAGATTTCATCTTTGATGAATTTTAAATAATTCCAAAGGCTGAAGCCGTTCATTTTACAAATGATGTTCAGTACCACAAAGATGAAGATGAACATCGTCGTGTAAACAGAAAACATCAATTTCGCCAATGGCACGAGTGAAGTCAAGCCGAAATGGCCGATTGTGTAAGCCATGGCTGCAAATGCCCCGATGGGAGCTGCTTTCATAACATAGCCGATGATTTTAAAGAACACCAATGAAACCCGGTCTAAAAAGTCGATGATCGGCTCTCCTTTTTTCCCAAGCGAAGCCAGTGCGACTCCGAACAACACAGAGAAAAACAACACTTGAAGAATATCGCCTTTTGCAAATGCGTCCACCATATTCGAAGGAACAATGTGCGTAACAAATTCAATCCAATTGATGCCTTGTCCGCCGTTTTCCGTATATTGAGAGACGTCGCCTTTTTCCAGTTCACTGAAATCCAACCCGGCGCCCGGTTTGACAATATTTACAACGACCAATCCAATAACCAAGGCAAGCGTCGTGACAACTTCAAAATAGATAAAAGCCTTCCCGCCGACTTTGCCTACTTTTTTCATATCCCCCATTTTTGCGATTCCCAGAACGATTGTTAAGAAAATGATGGGTGCAATGACCATTTTAACAGCGTTGATGAACGTATCGCCGATCGGCTTCATTTCTTTTCCGATGTTTGGCCAAATGAGTCCAAGTAATACACCAAGCACGATGGCCACTAACACTTGAAAAGTTAAATTCTTATAAATTTGTGTCTTCATTTGTTCTCCCCCTTGTGCGAATAGTTAGTCATTTAGATTTCTTCAAATGATAACGCTTTCACCTAGAGAGAGATAGCTTATGGTCATAATGGATGTTTTGGTCATTTTGGTCTTAACTTTTTCCTTTATTATAGACGTAGCGGTTTACTGGTCTTCCGACTCCTCCATATTGCACATCTAAACGAATGACTCCGCTTTTCTCCAAGTAATCCAAATAGCGGCGAGCAGTCACCCGGGCGATGCCAATGGCGCCAGCCACTTCTTCAGCGGAGCGCGGGCCGTCCTGTGCTTGGATGTTTGCCGTGATTTCGTTCAGCGTGAATTCGTTCAAGCCCTTAGGCAAATAAGCTTCTTCTGTTTTCTTTGCTTGTCCCGAGTACAGCAATAAATCCAGCTGCTCCTGTGACACGGTTTCTGAACGGGTCAGGCTTATCCGGTAATTCCGATATTTTTCCAGAGCTTGCTGAATCCGGTGAAGCTTAAAGGGTTTCATAATATAATCCACTGCCCCATTTTGCAGCATCATTTTAATTGTTTCACTTTCTTTCGCAGCCGAAACGACAATGACATCCACCTCCAACTTCTGCTTTCG is part of the Planococcus shenhongbingii genome and harbors:
- a CDS encoding zinc ribbon domain-containing protein YjdM yields the protein MEALPNCPVCGSEYTYEDGNMLVCPECAHEWTPGAEAENAETEKAVKDANGNILADGDSVTVIKDLKVKGSSSVLKIGTKVKSIRLVDGDHNIDCKIDGFGPMKLKSEFVKKS
- the dctP gene encoding C4-dicarboxylate transporter DctP — translated: MKTQIYKNLTFQVLVAIVLGVLLGLIWPNIGKEMKPIGDTFINAVKMVIAPIIFLTIVLGIAKMGDMKKVGKVGGKAFIYFEVVTTLALVIGLVVVNIVKPGAGLDFSELEKGDVSQYTENGGQGINWIEFVTHIVPSNMVDAFAKGDILQVLFFSVLFGVALASLGKKGEPIIDFLDRVSLVFFKIIGYVMKAAPIGAFAAMAYTIGHFGLTSLVPLAKLMFSVYTTMFIFIFVVLNIICKMNGFSLWNYLKFIKDEILIVLGTSSSESVLPRMMDKMERYGASKSVVGLVIPTGYSFNLDGTSIYLSMAVVFLAQVFGVDLSIGQQITIILVLMLTSKGAAGVTGSGFIVLASTLAALQVIPLEGLALLLGVDRFMSEGRAIVNLIGNGIATIVVAKSVGEFDETKREEAFTEMVKLKKLGRAAVPNPEN
- a CDS encoding response regulator; this translates as MPVNNEVKVLLIEDDPMVREVNKEFIESVENFRVVEVASNGEEGLLLIKELNPDLVILDIFMPKKDGIKTLQEIRKQKLEVDVIVVSAAKESETIKMMLQNGAVDYIMKPFKLHRIQQALEKYRNYRISLTRSETVSQEQLDLLLYSGQAKKTEEAYLPKGLNEFTLNEITANIQAQDGPRSAEEVAGAIGIARVTARRYLDYLEKSGVIRLDVQYGGVGRPVNRYVYNKGKS